The genomic window GTTCTCTTCGACATTCAGCCTAAGCCGCTCGACGAGGGATAATGTCTCGCTCACTTGCCCTGCATCGTGTGCTGAGCAAGCGCCCAGTCAATCTTCGGCGCGCGCGCCCAGGTTACAGCCCATCGTGTGCCTGATCGCGCTCGCCGAAGCCGCCCTCTGCCCTGCCACGGTTCGGATCGCACTCATTGACCGCGTTTCCGCCAAGCGACGATCTCATCCTCGTGCCCCCGCTGAACCCCGATTACTTGCGCCGCTCCCCCCGGTCGTCGTCTTCAAGAATGTCCGCCCCACCGATCAAGGACGTGCGGAAGGGACTGCTGTTCGGCCTCGTTGACGATCCGGCACCGTTCCCATGCCTCGGGCTCGATGTGCTCGTTGATTTCGGCTTCGACGCGCGCCCGCAGGTCGTTCGGGTCCATTGCGTCCAATTCCCAGCATCGCTGACCGAATGTTTTCCGGAACCACGGAGCGCGCGTGGTCCTTCCTCTTGTCTGCGACGTTGAAGGCAGGCCTTCCACCGTTGTCCGACGCAATGGTCACGACGAGAACGATCCCATTTTCGAGATCATCGACCACAGCGATGACGACGCGTCCTGGCCGGGTGTTGTTGTTGAAAAGAACGATGTCCCTGTCGTGGAGCCGAAAGTACGGAAGAACGATATGGACGACGATATTCCGTTCTGAGTGTCCGCACCGGCGCAGTCAGGCGCCGCTCCGATCGGATGCCGAAGCAGTAACCGATCAGGAGCATCCGGATCATCAGCTCGGGATCGATCGAAGGTCGACCGATGCTGCTGTAGAAAGGCGCCAGGTCCCGCCGGACCTGTTCAAGATCGACAAACCTGTCAATCAACCGCAGCAAGTGATCAGTCGGGATATGTCTTTCGAGCGAGAACTCATAGAACAACGTGGCCTGTTCGACTTGCCGATGCCCCATCATGATCTTCAGTCCTGCCAATTAGACAGACTGAATCACTGATATCTCTGCGTCGCAACAGCCGCCTTTTTCAACAGAATCGGCCAATTGCATAAGTTTCACCCACCCGGGAGCTAAGGGGCGCTCGCGCGCGATCTCGCGCCTCCATAAGGTACTTTTCGATTGTTAGGTCGGCGAGCCTGCGTTGAGAAGCTGCGATACGGCCGTGACCAATTGCGCCGGGGCAAAGGGCTTTTTCAGCAGAATGCTGTTCGGCACGCCCTCCGTTGTCTATGACTGGCGCTGCTGCCGAGGAGTGGGCTCGGAAGTTGCGCGCTTCGTCAGGCAAATCGATGATGGGCAAAATCTGGCAGCTCCCCCTCCGCGTAATCGGTTGAAACGAAACGGTTCCGTCGAACTCCGTAACGCGATCCGGGCGGAAAGTTCAAAAGTGAACATTAGTCGGGGAACGATCGGGCAGTGCCGTCCTTTGTACTGTGGCAGTCCTTCTTCCATGGGGGCGTGCCATGAATGATTGCGACAACAAGCTAAACGGTTGCCGTGTTCTCATCGTCGAGGACGAGTATTTTCTGGCGAACGATCTGGAAGTAGCGCTCAAATCCCATGGCGCGAGTATCATTGGACCCTTTGGTGACTTTGATGCAGCGTACCGCCGAGCCGCACGCGATCACTTCGACGTCGCCATCATCGACATCAATCTCCACAATAGGGCGGCTTATCCCATCGCAGACGAACTGATCCGGCAGGGCGTACCCTTTGTCTTCTATACTGGATACGGCGGCGAAATCATCCCGGAGCGCTTTGTGGGGGTGAAACTGTGGCAGAAGCCTTTCGATCCGCTAGAACTCGTTGAGGATATCGGGCGGCTGTGTCGGCGATGATCGTTCAGGCCGAGCATCGTGCGGTGTCGCATCAGCGCGGTCGTCGTCTGTCCGACTTGGGTCAAAATCGGCGGTCCTGACCGCTGCAATCAGTTTCCGCTCCACGCCCGACAGCCGACACCCCAACGACCATTCCGCTGGGCGGTGATGGGCCAACAGGAGACATTCGCAGTAAGAGGCCGCCAGCTGAGGCGGCCTTACTTCTTTCGGGATCGCTCCAGTATCTCAAGGACCTTGCCGGATCGGTCCAAGACCAGCGTGCTTTTTGCCAGCGTCATGTAACTGTCCGCCAGCATCTGAAGCTGGTAACGAGAATGCGAGTCAGAAGCCTCTTCGGCCGCTCTGCTGTAATGGGCCGCTAGTTGCGCAAATTCGTCCGGCATCATCATGGCCGGGCGTGAAGGAAACGGTCAGCGGGCGCGCCGACGCCATCAATTTGAACACGCTCCTGCTTGCGCAATTCATTGACTAGACGTTCGAGGTAGGGCGGCAGAGGCGAGGCTTCGAGAAATAAGTCCTCTTGCAACCTGTTACCCACCTCGTCGCAAATCGACTGGGCAGTCAGACGTTCGATGTGGTCCGATGCTCGACTGGTCGGTTCCATATCGCGACCTTTCGATTTTGGCCCCACGATTCACTTAAGTTTCAGGGGTGAAGAATGTTTCGCGTAGCTTCGAAGGATGCCGATGGTTCCAACGGAACGAAAGCTCAACCCAAATCGAACCTGGCGCAGCCTTTATAGAGCAGCATTCCGTAGGGACGAGCCTTCGCGATGTGCGTCAGGCTTATTGCCATCGTCAGCGCTGGTGCCAGTACCGCGCCGAGTTAGTGAAGCTCTAGGCGCGCGACTTTCAACACGTTCAGAATGTCTGTTCCGGATCAAAATGCGAAGAACTCAGGCTGAGCACATGAAGTCCGCTACGGTCCACTGAGCCGACCTCATGAGTGTGCAGCCACATCAACGCTGGCGCTCGTCTCAGTCCGAGTTTGTATGAACAGATTGGCGGCCCCGGTTGTGGGTTA from Bradyrhizobium zhanjiangense includes these protein-coding regions:
- a CDS encoding response regulator yields the protein MNDCDNKLNGCRVLIVEDEYFLANDLEVALKSHGASIIGPFGDFDAAYRRAARDHFDVAIIDINLHNRAAYPIADELIRQGVPFVFYTGYGGEIIPERFVGVKLWQKPFDPLELVEDIGRLCRR